A window of Nonomuraea angiospora genomic DNA:
AAGGAAGAGGAGTGGGCTTGTCAACCGATCCGAGCGCCGTCTTCCGGCGCTACCTGAGCGCGATCGTGCTCAACAGCCTGGCCGCCGCCGAGGCCGCCGGACTCAACGCCACCGACTACTACGCGCTCAACCTGCTCGACCTCACCGGCCCGCTCACCTCCGGCGAGCTGGCCGCCCAGACGGGGCTGACCACCGGCGCCACGACGCGGCTCATCGACCGCCTGGAGCAGGGCGGGTACGCACGCCGCGCGCCGGACCCCAACGACCGGCGCAAGGTGATGGTCGAGTCGGCCGGCCGGCCG
This region includes:
- a CDS encoding MarR family winged helix-turn-helix transcriptional regulator; this translates as MGLSTDPSAVFRRYLSAIVLNSLAAAEAAGLNATDYYALNLLDLTGPLTSGELAAQTGLTTGATTRLIDRLEQGGYARRAPDPNDRRKVMVESAGRPERLDEVLAGTRARLAELLQGYPEAERATLFDYFERAATAYRSATDELIARRNA